CTTTCAATAAGAGAACCAAAATGTAGTCCTGTTTTCTGTCAACcttattttgaaaatatattttttacaaactTCGGGGTGGTTATGTTATACCACAGATATGTCAGATTTCtgaaaaataattataataaataaCATTTCTGTAAGAAATCACACACGACAAAAAACATAATTCACAAATACAGGACAAACAAAGTAAACATTTACAGGAAAGTGAAACAATAACATGACCATTATTTCCCTTGATCTCGCTTTAAAAGCCTGGCTGCAATGATTCTCTGTGCAACACTCAGAGCATCCTTAGCCTGGGCAGCAACGTGTGGCTCGACCCCGGAAACACTCCACACTTTCCCAGTAACAGCACTCAAGACCACCTGGTTAGGTATGGAGACATACAGGATACTGTTCCCGATCTGGTAGGTGGCACTGGACAGGGACCCTCCGATGGTCGGCTCCCCGATCACTGTCGCCCTGTTAAGGTCCTTCATGGTCCGCGTGAACGCCTCGGCAGCCGACCCCGTCATGTGACTAGTAAGGATGTAGATGTCCTTGGTGGAGCCGTACCTCTGACCCTGGATTTGAGGCAGGGTCATGACCTCGGTCATGGTGGTTGTGGAGCGATCAAATACGGTGTAGAGGTGCCTCAGGGGCTCAGCATCGAAGAAGTAGGTGCAGAGGAGTGGGATGGCTGTGGAGTAACCACCTGTGTTGTATCTCATGTCGATGATCATTGTGTCCGTGTTCACCAGCTTGCTCCACACCAGTTTAATCAGCTCAGGGCCGATGGCTCTCATCACTTCTATGTCTGCCATCATGTCGAACCTGAAGTAGCCCACGTTCCCGGGCATCACCTCGATCTTGAACAGCGCGTCTATGATGTAACCCACCTCCTCAGCTGTTGGGATTTTTGGCATGTCATGCAGAGTCTCGGGTTCGATGTCGCAGTAGAATACGTGCAGCCGGTGGTCACCTGATGTCTCCTGGAGGTCAGTTGTCAGTTGGGATGCCAGAGACTCGTAGTCCACCACCGATCGATACGAGCCCTCGGCCCATTTGACGAGCAGCACTCTGCTGACCTTGTTGGCGACCTCAGGGATGGCGTAGTGTACTTCCAGGAGCTCCCCCGTCCCCTCCACCAGTGAGCGAACCTCCCTGTGAAACTCTATGATCTCATGGGTGTGGTCAACGGCCTCCTCAGCAAGCACTATGGCGTCGGGGACCACGCCTCCGCCTAGCCAACACTCCCCGTTGTTGTCTATGATGTTTATGAAGGGGACGGTGATGACAATGTCCGTGTCTTCCACCTGGAAGGACTTGGAGTGCATCAGGGTCCCGGATGTGATTTCCCCGATGAGGGTGCCACGGTGCAGAGACTGCATTAGATAAGCAAATTCCTCCCCAGCACCAGCGGTATAGTAACTAGTCAGGATGTACACTCCCCGTTTAGACCCATAGGGTGGGCCTGGGAGGCCGGAAAGCGTGTTGAACTCAGTGGTGGTGTTCTGGATCCTGTCGTATATGGTGAAGAAGTGGAACTGTTGTGACGGGTCTTGGAGGAAGGAGAGCAGGATGCCCATGGAAGCTGAGGACCCACCTGTGTTGTATCGCAGATCGATGATGAGGTTCTCTGTGTCTTTGAGGGGCTCCCAGATTTTTAGGGCAATCTGCTCTCCCAATATGGCCATCACTGACACATCTCCAAACTTGTCAAAGCGGAGATAACCAGTGTTTCCAGTTAAGATGCGTACTTTGAAGACTGTATCCACCAGGTTCGTGAGAAATGCTGGATCGTTTGGTATGTTCTCAGGTTCAAAGTCTTCCTCAATGATAACCGGGGGATCTTGGGTCAGTTTGATCATCAGACGAGGGTCCTCTGACACAGACTGCAGTTCGTAGTTGATTTTATTCGCCAGGTCCTCCTCTGAAATGACAGAAAAGAAATCGGTGGATTCCAGATGTTGAAGGAGAGCCGGTACTCTGTCTGTGAATGAGTAGTACTGCCTGATGATGTCAGAGACACTCTGGACGGCGTTTGGAATGGCACTCCTGACAGCCAGTAGATTTTTGGCATTGGCAACAGCCTCCTTGGCATTGATATTTACAGAGGGAGATACTCCACTCACTTCCCAGCTTTGGCCTGTTATTGGGTTCACTGACCTGGCCACAGGAACTGTGATGTAGAAACCAGAATCTCCTATTCTTATCTTCTGCACTTTCACTGACCCCCCGGCTGACCTCTCTCCAACAATTATAGCCCTGTTCAAATGCTTCAGAGTGTAGGCGATTGCCTCAGCCGCACCCATAGTACGCTTACTGGTTAATACGATGAGGTCTTTTCTCTTTCCATACCTCTCTCCCATGATAGATGACATAGTCCATAGCTCCTTAGTGGTGTTGGAGGGACGATCAAACACAGTGTCAATGTGAATGAGAGGTTCTGGGTCGGAGAAGTAGGAGATGATGAAAGGGACTCCGTCCAGCTCCCCAGCTGTGCTGTAGCGCAGATCAAAGATTAACGAGGAGGCGTGCGTGACTTTGGTCCAGATGTTCTCCCGGAGCAGCGGGCCAAGCTTGGCTGCAGTCTCCTCCCCTATAATCCGGTCGATCCTCAGGTAGCCGACATTGTTCTCAAGGACCTCCAGCTTCACAGAGTTTCTGACCAGCCGGATGAGCTGCTCCATGGGAAGAGATGGGAGAGCCGGCGGCATCACTGGGACAAAGTTTGGCTCGAAGGACACAGTCAGCCGAGGGTCATTGAGTGCACCCTGCACGCCAGCCGTCAGCACAGATGCTAAGGTCTTGCGGTCAGATATTTTGAGGATTTCTCCGCTGTTGATGGCTTGCTGAATGGCCTCCTGCATCCCGACTAGATTCTCAGGGAAGCAGTAGTTGTCGAGGAGAATTTTCGCCATATCCAGCACCAGAGCTGGCTGGAAAGAAGAGCTGGAGTAGAGAACATGGCAAAAAAGCACCAGCAACACTTGTGAGAACCGACCTACTGCCATTATTGTGGAGAATGTTATATTTGATCTGTGTTATCCTGCTTTGTGGTCCATTCATTGAGAGGGACGGTCCTTTGTCAGGAGAGAATGTTTTCACCAGCGGGTTTCGGACAACAACAACGACATAAGAGGCTTCTGTTCTCAATAAACCTTTAATCGTATTATCTGCGGTGCATCCGCCAGACAAGCACAGACAAGAAATTCTCAAATTGGAGATGTTACATCGAAGGTATTATGAAGTAGGTATTTGGGTATGCCAGTACCTTTTCTACTTTTACTGTATTTAATTTGTTGTATTACCGTAAAGAAAGAGGCTTCTGTCTGGATGTATTTAGTTTAAGGCATCAATTCAAATAAAAAACCTTCGCATCCCATATTCTTTATTAGAATTTCTATGAAATGCTCTACCATGTCATACACATTTTCTTGAAAAAAAAGGATGAGATGGAGAAAATAGATTAGAGAAGATTATAGAGGTAAAATACTACCTGATTAGTATGAAAGCCCCATGTGAAACTCACA
The nucleotide sequence above comes from Salvelinus namaycush isolate Seneca chromosome 35, SaNama_1.0, whole genome shotgun sequence. Encoded proteins:
- the LOC120029679 gene encoding retinol-binding protein 3-like; protein product: MAVGRFSQVLLVLFCHVLYSSSSFQPALVLDMAKILLDNYCFPENLVGMQEAIQQAINSGEILKISDRKTLASVLTAGVQGALNDPRLTVSFEPNFVPVMPPALPSLPMEQLIRLVRNSVKLEVLENNVGYLRIDRIIGEETAAKLGPLLRENIWTKVTHASSLIFDLRYSTAGELDGVPFIISYFSDPEPLIHIDTVFDRPSNTTKELWTMSSIMGERYGKRKDLIVLTSKRTMGAAEAIAYTLKHLNRAIIVGERSAGGSVKVQKIRIGDSGFYITVPVARSVNPITGQSWEVSGVSPSVNINAKEAVANAKNLLAVRSAIPNAVQSVSDIIRQYYSFTDRVPALLQHLESTDFFSVISEEDLANKINYELQSVSEDPRLMIKLTQDPPVIIEEDFEPENIPNDPAFLTNLVDTVFKVRILTGNTGYLRFDKFGDVSVMAILGEQIALKIWEPLKDTENLIIDLRYNTGGSSASMGILLSFLQDPSQQFHFFTIYDRIQNTTTEFNTLSGLPGPPYGSKRGVYILTSYYTAGAGEEFAYLMQSLHRGTLIGEITSGTLMHSKSFQVEDTDIVITVPFINIIDNNGECWLGGGVVPDAIVLAEEAVDHTHEIIEFHREVRSLVEGTGELLEVHYAIPEVANKVSRVLLVKWAEGSYRSVVDYESLASQLTTDLQETSGDHRLHVFYCDIEPETLHDMPKIPTAEEVGYIIDALFKIEVMPGNVGYFRFDMMADIEVMRAIGPELIKLVWSKLVNTDTMIIDMRYNTGGYSTAIPLLCTYFFDAEPLRHLYTVFDRSTTTMTEVMTLPQIQGQRYGSTKDIYILTSHMTGSAAEAFTRTMKDLNRATVIGEPTIGGSLSSATYQIGNSILYVSIPNQVVLSAVTGKSWEVVGVTPDVEVDAEDALAAAIKIINLRAEVPAILEATGALVADNYAFENVGADVAEKLAAASGDYNLISSKVELEAKLSADLMTLSGDKCLKTTHNIPALPPMNPSPEMFIELIKVSFHTDLFENNIGYLRFDMFGDFEEVQAIAQIIVEHVWNKVVNTDALIVDLRNNVGGPTTAIAGFCSYFFDADKQVLLDKLYDRPSGTTKELWSLPELTGARYGTKKSLIILTSGATAGAAEEFVYIMKKHGRAMIVGETTNGASHPPETFRVGESEVFLSIPTTHSDTTQGPAWEGAGVAPHIPVPAEAALDTAKGILNKHFAGAKK